A genomic window from Abyssisolibacter fermentans includes:
- the prfB gene encoding peptide chain release factor 2 (programmed frameshift) produces MIQVEVLKSSLIELNNEIIELRASLDLEKMKADIRDLDEKILEDGFWNDNQKAQKIVQEASSLKEKVKSIEDVKTQYEDLNILLELSIEEKDEASLSDVKTGIEELEKTIKALKLQTLLDGEYDKNNAILSIHSGAGGLDAQDWAEMLMRMYVRWCERRGFKVNILDILSDTEGGIKSVTMMIKGDYAYGYLKSEKGVHRLVRISPFDSSGKRHTSFASIDVMPDISDDIDIVINPNDIRVDTYRASGAGGQHINKTDSAIRLTHIPTGIVVQCQNERSQHSNKATAMKMLMAKLIELKELENKEKIEDLQGNYNQIAWGSQIRSYVFHPYTMAKDHRTNLEIGNINSVMDGDIDAFINEYLKKGAVSK; encoded by the exons ATGATTCAAGTTGAGGTATTAAAGAGCAGCTTAATAGAATTAAATAATGAAATCATAGAATTGAGGGCTTCTCTT GACCTTGAAAAAATGAAGGCAGATATTAGAGATCTAGATGAAAAAATACTAGAAGATGGTTTTTGGAATGATAATCAGAAGGCACAGAAGATAGTTCAAGAAGCAAGTAGTTTAAAAGAGAAGGTCAAAAGCATAGAAGATGTAAAAACACAATATGAAGATTTAAATATACTACTTGAGCTTTCTATAGAAGAAAAGGATGAAGCATCCTTAAGTGACGTTAAAACAGGTATTGAAGAGTTAGAAAAAACTATTAAAGCCTTAAAGTTACAAACATTATTAGATGGAGAATATGACAAGAATAATGCAATACTATCTATACATTCAGGTGCAGGAGGTTTGGATGCTCAAGATTGGGCAGAAATGCTTATGAGAATGTATGTTAGGTGGTGCGAGAGAAGAGGTTTCAAGGTAAATATTCTAGATATACTATCTGATACAGAAGGTGGTATAAAGAGTGTAACAATGATGATTAAGGGAGATTATGCTTATGGATATTTGAAGTCAGAAAAAGGAGTTCATAGATTAGTTAGGATATCTCCATTTGATTCATCAGGTAAGAGACATACATCTTTTGCATCAATTGACGTGATGCCAGATATAAGTGATGATATCGATATAGTAATCAATCCAAATGATATAAGAGTAGATACTTATAGGGCAAGTGGAGCAGGTGGTCAGCATATTAATAAAACTGATTCGGCTATAAGGCTTACACATATACCTACTGGTATAGTAGTACAATGTCAAAATGAAAGGTCACAGCATAGCAACAAAGCTACAGCTATGAAGATGTTGATGGCTAAACTGATTGAGTTAAAAGAACTTGAAAACAAAGAAAAAATAGAGGATTTGCAAGGCAATTATAATCAAATAGCCTGGGGTTCTCAAATAAGGTCCTATGTATTTCATCCATATACAATGGCAAAAGATCATAGAACAAATTTAGAAATAGGAAATATTAATAGTGTTATGGACGGAGATATAGATGCATTTATCAATGAATATCTAAAAAAAGGGGCTGTCTCAAAATAG
- the secA gene encoding preprotein translocase subunit SecA, with amino-acid sequence MKKLFEKVFGTFSDREIKRLNPIINQIEELDEDMQSLSDDALKNKTNEFKDRFKNGETLDDILPEAFAVVRETADRVLGIKHYRVQLIGGVVLHEGNIAEMRTGEGKTLVATLPVYLNALTGKGVHVITVNDYLAQRDKEWMGKVYEFLGLSVGCITHGLDTKQRREAYNCDVTFGTNNEFGFDYLRDNMVIYKNEMVQRELNYTIIDEVDSILIDEARTPLIISGAGQKSTQLYFVANSFVQTIKGRKIDPNEKTFDKFSTEYVEEKADFTIDEKAKTAILSEKGVAKAEKFFGIENLADSANMEISHHINQALKAHNLMFKDKDYVVKDGEVVIVDDFTGRLMFGRRYSDGLHQAIEAKEGLDVRRESKTLATITFQNYFRMYDKLAGMTGTAKTEEEEFRHIYNMYVVEIPTNRPVIREDSTDVIYKDEEAKFRAVIDEIKEKNEKGQPVLVGTISIENSEKLSKMLKKSGITHEVLNAKHHEREAEIVAQAGKYKAVTIATNMAGRGTDIALGGNPEFTAKAQMRKKGYNEHMLSLADSHFNTTDPEIIEARETFNKILEKSKLDIKQEHDKVVEAGGLHIIGTERHESRRIDNQLRGRSGRQGDPGSSRFYISLEDELMRLFGSERIKSIVDSLGMPDDEPLEHKLLTKSIESAQTKVESRNFGIRKHVLQYDDVMNKQREVIYAERKKVLEGENLKDHIANMVSELISDAVGIYTSSSKYPEEWDLKSLESFLAKIFLPQGSLEFDNVEDLTIESLNEHIKNIAKDVYDKKEEEITSERMRDVERIILLKVVDSKWMDHIDAMDQLRQGIGLRAMGNVDPVLAYKNEGFDMFQDMIKSIQEDTIKHLFNISLEQNVQRERVAQVTGTSHGAGNNKPKTVVKGKKIGRNDPCPCGSGKKYKKCCGKDI; translated from the coding sequence ATGAAGAAGTTATTCGAGAAAGTCTTCGGTACATTCAGTGATAGAGAGATAAAACGACTAAATCCAATAATAAATCAAATAGAAGAATTAGATGAAGACATGCAGTCATTAAGTGATGATGCTTTAAAAAATAAAACAAATGAGTTTAAAGATAGATTTAAAAATGGTGAAACATTAGATGATATTTTGCCAGAAGCATTTGCTGTTGTAAGAGAAACAGCAGATAGAGTTTTAGGAATTAAGCATTATAGAGTACAGCTTATAGGTGGTGTAGTATTACATGAGGGTAATATTGCTGAGATGAGAACCGGTGAAGGAAAAACGTTGGTTGCTACGCTTCCCGTATATCTAAATGCACTTACAGGTAAGGGTGTTCATGTAATTACTGTAAATGACTATCTTGCACAGAGAGATAAAGAATGGATGGGAAAAGTTTATGAATTCCTTGGATTATCTGTTGGGTGTATAACTCATGGTCTTGATACCAAGCAAAGAAGAGAAGCTTATAACTGTGATGTAACCTTTGGTACAAATAATGAATTTGGGTTTGATTATTTAAGAGATAATATGGTTATATATAAAAATGAAATGGTTCAAAGAGAATTAAACTATACTATAATTGATGAGGTTGATAGTATTCTTATAGATGAAGCCAGAACTCCATTGATTATTTCTGGAGCAGGTCAGAAATCTACTCAACTATATTTCGTAGCTAACTCTTTTGTACAAACTATAAAAGGTAGGAAGATTGATCCGAATGAGAAGACCTTTGATAAATTTAGCACTGAATACGTAGAAGAAAAAGCAGATTTTACAATTGATGAAAAAGCTAAAACAGCTATACTAAGTGAAAAAGGAGTAGCAAAGGCTGAGAAGTTCTTTGGTATAGAAAACTTGGCAGATTCAGCAAATATGGAAATATCACATCATATAAACCAAGCATTGAAAGCACATAATTTAATGTTTAAGGACAAAGATTATGTAGTAAAAGATGGCGAAGTTGTTATTGTAGATGATTTTACTGGTAGACTTATGTTTGGTAGGAGATATAGCGATGGGTTACATCAAGCTATAGAGGCTAAAGAAGGCCTTGACGTAAGACGTGAATCAAAAACTTTAGCAACAATAACATTTCAGAATTATTTTAGAATGTATGACAAATTAGCAGGTATGACAGGTACAGCTAAAACTGAGGAAGAAGAATTTAGACATATATATAATATGTATGTTGTTGAAATACCGACAAATAGACCTGTTATAAGAGAAGATTCAACTGATGTTATCTACAAAGATGAGGAAGCTAAATTTAGAGCAGTAATAGATGAGATAAAAGAAAAAAATGAAAAAGGTCAGCCTGTTTTAGTAGGTACAATATCAATAGAAAACTCTGAAAAATTAAGTAAGATGCTTAAAAAATCAGGAATTACACATGAAGTGTTAAATGCCAAACACCATGAGAGAGAAGCAGAGATAGTAGCACAAGCAGGTAAATATAAGGCTGTAACTATAGCTACTAATATGGCAGGTCGTGGTACTGATATAGCATTAGGTGGTAATCCTGAATTTACAGCTAAGGCTCAGATGAGAAAAAAAGGTTACAATGAGCATATGTTATCTCTTGCAGACAGTCATTTTAATACTACTGATCCAGAGATAATAGAGGCAAGAGAGACTTTTAATAAAATACTAGAAAAATCAAAGCTTGATATAAAACAAGAGCATGACAAAGTTGTAGAAGCTGGCGGGCTTCATATAATAGGAACTGAAAGACATGAATCAAGGCGTATAGATAATCAGCTTAGAGGACGTTCTGGTCGTCAAGGAGACCCGGGTTCATCAAGATTCTATATTTCTTTGGAAGATGAATTGATGAGATTGTTTGGTAGTGAAAGAATAAAAAGTATAGTAGATAGCTTAGGAATGCCAGATGATGAGCCATTAGAACATAAACTACTAACAAAATCTATAGAAAGTGCTCAAACTAAGGTAGAGTCAAGAAACTTTGGAATAAGAAAACATGTTTTGCAGTATGATGATGTTATGAACAAGCAAAGAGAAGTAATATATGCAGAAAGAAAGAAAGTTTTAGAGGGAGAAAATCTAAAAGACCATATAGCTAATATGGTAAGTGAATTAATAAGTGATGCTGTTGGTATATATACTTCGTCATCAAAATATCCTGAAGAATGGGATTTAAAAAGCTTGGAAAGCTTCTTAGCTAAGATTTTCCTCCCACAAGGTTCGCTTGAATTTGATAATGTAGAAGATTTAACCATAGAATCTTTAAATGAACACATAAAAAATATAGCTAAAGATGTATATGATAAAAAAGAGGAAGAAATAACATCTGAAAGAATGAGAGATGTTGAAAGAATTATATTACTAAAAGTAGTTGACAGCAAATGGATGGATCATATAGATGCTATGGATCAGTTAAGGCAAGGAATTGGTCTTAGAGCAATGGGTAATGTTGATCCAGTCTTAGCATATAAAAACGAAGGATTTGACATGTTCCAAGATATGATTAAATCAATACAAGAAGATACAATCAAACACTTATTTAATATATCTTTAGAACAAAACGTACAGAGAGAAAGAGTAGCACAAGTTACTGGTACTAGTCATGGAGCTGGTAATAATAAACCTAAAACAGTGGTTAAAGGTAAAAAAATAGGAAGAAATGATCCATGTCCATGTGGAAGTGGTAAAAAATACAAAAAATGTTGCGGTAAAGACATTTAA
- a CDS encoding DUF5317 family protein yields the protein MILIFFILSIITALLRNGKIKRLSYLKFRSIWLFILAMVIQLSIVVFGATGSYYILKYIKELYIGSYVLLFIGLIINIKYKPIIIIMLGGLMNVFCFMANDGKMPISIEGLKLAGFDNLIRLIQNGKIALYTPLNGATNYGQFAQLITVQKPFPLPQILSIGDIIIYIGIFVLVQVVMLNSDMDRLISRKPRY from the coding sequence GTGATTTTAATTTTTTTCATATTATCAATAATAACAGCATTACTTAGAAATGGTAAAATTAAAAGACTTTCATATTTAAAATTTAGAAGTATATGGTTGTTCATATTAGCTATGGTTATACAGCTTTCTATTGTTGTTTTTGGAGCAACAGGCAGCTATTATATTTTGAAGTATATTAAAGAATTATATATAGGTTCATACGTTTTATTATTTATAGGTTTAATTATAAATATCAAGTACAAGCCAATAATAATAATAATGTTAGGTGGATTAATGAATGTTTTTTGCTTTATGGCTAATGATGGTAAAATGCCTATATCAATAGAGGGTTTAAAATTAGCGGGATTTGATAATTTGATTCGATTAATTCAAAATGGTAAAATAGCTCTTTATACTCCATTAAATGGGGCTACAAATTATGGACAATTCGCTCAATTGATAACTGTTCAAAAACCTTTTCCTTTACCACAAATATTGAGTATTGGAGACATTATTATATATATTGGGATATTTGTACTAGTTCAAGTTGTTATGTTAAACAGTGATATGGATAGATTAATTAGTAGAAAACCTAGATATTAA
- the hpf gene encoding ribosome hibernation-promoting factor, HPF/YfiA family, with translation MKTIISGKTIVITDALKNTVEKKLSKLDKYFLDDVEATATLSVEKNRQIIEVTIPLAKGIIRAEEETDDMYTSLDRVVDVLERQIRKHKTKLQKMVHNGETIRFENIPNGIIEKEAKIVRTKKFAMKPMYEEEAVLQMELLRHAFFVFMNAKTDEVNVVYKRKDGNYGLIEPIF, from the coding sequence ATGAAAACAATAATTAGTGGTAAAACTATAGTTATAACAGATGCTTTGAAAAATACGGTTGAGAAGAAGTTGAGTAAGTTAGACAAATATTTTCTTGATGATGTAGAGGCTACAGCTACTTTAAGTGTTGAAAAGAATCGTCAGATAATTGAAGTAACAATTCCTCTAGCTAAAGGAATAATTAGAGCAGAAGAAGAAACTGATGATATGTATACATCATTAGACAGGGTTGTTGATGTATTAGAGAGACAGATTAGAAAGCACAAAACAAAGCTTCAAAAGATGGTTCATAATGGAGAAACAATAAGATTTGAAAACATACCAAATGGAATTATAGAAAAAGAAGCAAAAATTGTAAGAACAAAGAAATTTGCAATGAAGCCAATGTATGAAGAAGAAGCAGTACTCCAAATGGAGTTATTAAGACACGCATTCTTCGTATTCATGAATGCAAAGACAGACGAAGTAAATGTAGTGTACAAACGTAAAGATGGAAACTATGGATTAATAGAACCGATATTCTAA
- the flgN gene encoding flagellar export chaperone FlgN codes for MSEKIMNEMNLILEEKLKLLNNIFKYTKRQEEVVTNDNVVDIETFIKLKQIEINKIDKLDIQFYNLFNELKQKENILKLENLEVKKYPQAKKLKSLTTEIFNLLKQIQVLEQKNSVALKSTLENVKSELRNINAGKKMVSGYNTYKNVYNNSSVIIDQKK; via the coding sequence ATGTCTGAAAAAATAATGAATGAAATGAACTTAATACTAGAAGAAAAATTAAAGCTATTGAATAATATTTTTAAATATACAAAAAGGCAAGAGGAAGTAGTAACAAATGATAATGTTGTAGATATTGAGACATTCATTAAATTAAAGCAAATTGAAATTAATAAAATTGATAAATTAGACATACAGTTCTATAACTTATTCAATGAATTAAAACAAAAAGAAAACATATTAAAATTAGAGAATTTAGAAGTCAAAAAATATCCACAGGCTAAAAAGCTAAAAAGCTTAACTACTGAAATTTTTAATTTGCTTAAACAAATACAAGTCTTAGAGCAGAAAAATTCTGTAGCATTAAAATCAACCCTAGAAAATGTAAAGAGTGAGTTAAGGAACATAAATGCAGGTAAAAAGATGGTATCAGGATATAATACATATAAAAATGTGTATAATAACAGTTCTGTTATAATTGATCAAAAGAAATAA
- the fliS gene encoding flagellar export chaperone FliS, with product MVLNNAYAKYQKNSVMTASPEELTLMLYNGAIKFMKQAKIFLQQKDIENAHNANIKAQNIINELSATLNMKYEVSQGLKDLYDFILRCLIDSNMKKDDTVIEDAITIVEEMRDTWQEAMNIAKKKQKR from the coding sequence ATGGTATTAAATAATGCTTATGCTAAATATCAAAAAAACTCAGTTATGACAGCTAGTCCTGAAGAACTTACACTTATGCTTTATAATGGAGCAATTAAGTTTATGAAGCAAGCAAAGATATTTTTGCAGCAAAAGGATATAGAGAATGCACATAATGCTAATATTAAAGCACAGAATATAATAAATGAGCTTAGTGCTACATTAAACATGAAATATGAGGTATCACAAGGTTTAAAGGATTTGTATGATTTTATATTGAGATGTTTAATAGATTCAAATATGAAAAAAGATGATACAGTAATAGAAGATGCAATAACTATAGTGGAAGAAATGAGAGATACTTGGCAGGAGGCTATGAATATAGCTAAAAAGAAACAAAAGAGATAG
- the fliD gene encoding flagellar filament capping protein FliD produces the protein MNSSLRIGGLASGIDTDQIVKDLMKAESKKLDTYKQDKILNEWRLEQYNEYNKKLASFILETRKEFGIDSYSSTGVLNRNSISSFDWVKSATSSDEDCAEVSTTAEAVTGTYNVHVEKLATNFAVASTGDLANEYGMLRNQFNLADTDVIEFTIESGDGVSHTFKYSGDDLSNLTIRDIASHINSYRDENGKDLGVKAVYDESINRFFFQTKETGAQESFKITKGVDSTVNFLAGTDNKLNLALNYDDVNSGEDGEINFAGANNIKIGSNNVKINGIDMNLKAENVDFTVEVKTDIDKVYDKIKGFVDKYNALVEDFAGKLGEKRYKDFAPLTEEQKAAMSDDEKKMWNEKAQSGLLRNDELFSRCFTNVRSGLYQEVEGSTNGISFLFDIGITTERYNSENVAGKLEINDDKLKNAIKDNVDGVLEVLFKQPDPLETDEIKRKQSGIITRMYSDFTEGMKEVIDKAGPGGNNDMFRKVEINILIDFVTEHQNIADIEKNIQEIDDEIFDMEKYLQNKEDSYWQKFTAMEKALQNMQSQSDWLMQQIGG, from the coding sequence ATGAATTCTAGTCTTAGAATAGGCGGACTTGCTTCAGGCATTGATACTGATCAAATCGTAAAAGATTTGATGAAAGCTGAAAGTAAAAAATTAGATACTTATAAACAAGATAAGATATTAAATGAGTGGAGGCTAGAGCAATACAATGAGTACAATAAAAAACTTGCCAGCTTTATATTAGAGACAAGAAAAGAATTTGGTATTGACTCATATTCTTCAACAGGAGTATTAAATAGAAATAGCATTAGTAGCTTTGATTGGGTAAAATCTGCAACATCATCTGATGAAGATTGCGCAGAAGTATCCACTACAGCAGAAGCAGTGACAGGTACTTATAACGTTCATGTGGAAAAATTAGCAACTAATTTTGCAGTTGCTAGTACTGGTGACTTGGCAAATGAATACGGCATGTTGAGAAACCAATTTAATTTAGCTGATACAGATGTTATAGAGTTTACTATAGAAAGTGGAGATGGTGTTTCACATACTTTTAAATATAGTGGTGATGACTTAAGCAACCTCACTATAAGAGATATAGCAAGTCACATTAACTCATATAGAGATGAAAACGGTAAAGATTTGGGAGTAAAAGCTGTGTACGATGAAAGCATAAATCGATTCTTCTTTCAAACAAAGGAAACCGGTGCACAGGAAAGCTTTAAAATTACAAAAGGTGTAGATTCAACTGTAAACTTTTTAGCTGGAACAGATAACAAGCTTAATTTAGCATTAAATTATGATGATGTAAATAGTGGTGAAGATGGAGAAATAAATTTTGCTGGTGCAAATAATATTAAAATAGGCAGTAACAACGTCAAAATAAACGGCATAGATATGAATTTAAAAGCTGAAAATGTAGACTTTACTGTAGAAGTAAAAACTGATATAGATAAAGTTTATGATAAAATAAAGGGTTTTGTAGATAAATACAATGCATTAGTAGAAGATTTTGCTGGAAAGCTTGGAGAAAAAAGATATAAAGATTTTGCACCTTTAACTGAAGAGCAAAAAGCTGCAATGTCAGATGATGAAAAGAAAATGTGGAATGAAAAAGCTCAGAGTGGTTTATTACGTAATGACGAATTGTTTTCTAGATGCTTTACTAATGTAAGAAGTGGATTATATCAAGAGGTTGAAGGTTCTACAAATGGGATATCATTTTTATTTGACATAGGGATAACTACAGAAAGGTACAATAGCGAAAATGTAGCAGGTAAACTGGAAATAAATGATGACAAGTTAAAAAATGCTATTAAGGATAATGTTGATGGTGTTTTAGAGGTATTGTTTAAACAGCCTGATCCTTTAGAAACTGATGAGATTAAACGTAAACAGAGTGGTATTATTACTAGGATGTATAGTGATTTTACTGAAGGAATGAAAGAAGTAATCGACAAAGCCGGTCCCGGTGGCAATAATGATATGTTTAGAAAGGTAGAAATAAACATATTAATAGATTTTGTAACAGAGCACCAAAATATAGCTGATATAGAAAAAAACATACAGGAAATTGACGATGAAATATTTGATATGGAAAAATATTTACAAAACAAAGAAGATAGCTATTGGCAAAAATTCACAGCTATGGAGAAAGCATTGCAGAATATGCAATCACAAAGCGATTGGTTAATGCAGCAAATAGGTGGCTAA
- a CDS encoding flagellar protein FlaG — translation MRITGALESNSIEKVQSVLDEDIKVNIPSSSISSKANPENKTIEESVEEQDIIQAIEQANKSVIVYDRRLEFSIHEKTKQIMVKVIDTVKNEVIREIPAEKTLDMVAKLLEVAGILVDEKI, via the coding sequence ATGAGAATTACAGGTGCTTTAGAGTCAAACAGTATTGAAAAAGTACAAAGTGTATTAGATGAAGATATAAAGGTTAATATTCCATCAAGTTCAATATCTAGTAAAGCTAACCCTGAAAATAAAACTATAGAAGAATCAGTAGAAGAACAAGACATAATACAAGCAATAGAACAAGCAAATAAAAGTGTAATAGTATATGATAGGAGATTGGAGTTTTCTATACACGAGAAGACAAAGCAGATAATGGTGAAAGTTATAGATACTGTCAAGAATGAGGTTATAAGAGAGATTCCGGCGGAAAAAACACTTGATATGGTAGCCAAGTTGCTAGAAGTTGCAGGTATATTAGTTGATGAAAAGATATAA
- a CDS encoding flagellin gives MRINHNLMAMNTHRQLGVANSMGSKSMEKLSSGSRINRAGDDAAGLAISEKMRGQIRGLNQASRNSQDGISLIQTAEGALNETQAIMQRMRELSIQSSNDTNTTEDRTNIQDEVNQLGEEIQRIAEQTEFNTKKLLNGDMGSAVSAATTHVLTGSLESTMADATTLDSLVDANGNNLQLANGDVFTATWSVNGTEKSATYTITDITSETLSTLTDEIAGDASVASVATAGGQMVITSAAAGTAAQINGLSIEIESSAGIRKEAASNALSNISTTTEAKDKRADGSADFQIGSNQGQTLNLSISDMRADTLGVRTLQVGTKSQAGTAVKVLDQAIQKVSAERAKLGASQNRLEHTIKNLDTSSENLQAAESRIRDVDMAKEMMNFTKNNILQQAAQAMLAQANQAPQGVLQLLR, from the coding sequence ATGAGAATTAATCACAATCTTATGGCAATGAATACACATCGTCAGTTGGGTGTTGCTAACTCAATGGGTTCAAAATCAATGGAGAAATTATCTTCAGGTTCTAGAATTAATAGAGCTGGTGATGATGCAGCTGGTTTAGCAATCTCAGAAAAAATGAGAGGACAAATTAGAGGTCTTAACCAAGCTTCAAGAAACTCTCAAGATGGTATTTCTTTAATTCAAACGGCTGAAGGTGCTTTGAATGAGACTCAAGCGATTATGCAAAGAATGAGAGAATTATCAATACAATCTTCAAATGATACAAATACTACAGAAGATAGGACGAATATCCAAGATGAAGTAAATCAATTGGGAGAAGAAATTCAACGTATTGCTGAACAAACAGAGTTTAATACGAAGAAACTTTTAAATGGCGATATGGGCTCAGCAGTAAGTGCTGCGACAACACATGTATTAACTGGATCATTAGAATCAACAATGGCAGATGCTACAACATTAGATAGTTTAGTAGATGCCAATGGTAATAATTTACAGCTAGCTAATGGGGATGTTTTTACAGCTACTTGGTCTGTAAATGGAACTGAAAAGAGTGCAACTTATACTATTACTGATATCACTTCTGAGACTTTAAGTACTTTAACAGACGAAATAGCAGGAGATGCATCTGTTGCATCAGTAGCAACGGCAGGTGGTCAAATGGTAATTACATCTGCAGCTGCCGGAACAGCTGCACAGATTAATGGACTTTCCATTGAAATAGAGAGTTCTGCAGGCATAAGAAAAGAAGCTGCATCTAATGCTTTATCAAACATTAGTACTACAACAGAAGCTAAAGATAAGCGTGCTGATGGAAGTGCTGACTTCCAAATTGGATCAAATCAAGGTCAAACATTAAATCTTTCAATTAGCGATATGAGAGCTGATACTTTAGGCGTTAGAACTCTTCAAGTAGGAACAAAATCTCAAGCAGGAACTGCTGTTAAAGTATTAGATCAAGCAATTCAAAAAGTATCTGCTGAAAGAGCTAAGTTAGGTGCTAGCCAAAATAGATTAGAGCACACAATCAAAAACTTAGATACATCATCAGAAAATCTACAAGCAGCAGAATCAAGAATCAGAGACGTAGATATGGCAAAAGAAATGATGAACTTCACTAAGAATAATATTTTACAACAAGCTGCTCAAGCTATGCTTGCTCAAGCTAACCAAGCTCCTCAAGGAGTACTTCAGTTATTAAGATAA
- the csrA gene encoding carbon storage regulator CsrA, which translates to MLILSRKKEQSIMINKQIEVIVMDIVDGKVKLGIKAPKEIEIYRKEIYEDIKDANKAAAKNNKGNMKTLKEFFERNSKNI; encoded by the coding sequence ATGCTGATATTGTCTAGAAAAAAAGAACAGAGCATTATGATAAATAAACAAATAGAAGTTATAGTAATGGATATTGTTGATGGCAAGGTTAAATTGGGTATCAAAGCACCCAAAGAAATAGAAATATACAGAAAAGAAATATATGAGGATATAAAAGACGCTAATAAGGCAGCTGCTAAGAATAATAAAGGGAATATGAAGACACTAAAAGAATTTTTTGAAAGAAACAGCAAAAATATTTAA
- the fliW gene encoding flagellar assembly protein FliW, with protein sequence MEIQTKFFGKIDIKEEDIIAFPKGLLGFEDKTKYVIINAAEEEIPFQYLQSVEDANLSFTIMNPFIFKKDYEFDIPKAVQELLQIKRVNDVVIYSIIVVPKDVNKMTANLAAPVIINTMTKLAKQMIIESSDYPVKFSILKALKEQNRGQNNADIV encoded by the coding sequence TTGGAGATTCAAACTAAATTTTTTGGTAAAATTGATATTAAAGAAGAAGATATAATAGCTTTTCCAAAAGGGCTATTAGGATTTGAAGACAAAACAAAATATGTGATAATAAATGCAGCAGAAGAAGAAATACCCTTTCAATATCTTCAATCAGTGGAAGATGCAAATCTTTCATTTACAATAATGAATCCTTTTATATTTAAAAAAGACTATGAATTTGACATACCAAAGGCTGTACAGGAGCTATTACAAATAAAAAGAGTTAATGACGTAGTAATATATAGTATAATAGTTGTACCAAAGGATGTTAACAAAATGACAGCAAATTTAGCAGCACCTGTTATAATAAATACCATGACTAAGCTTGCCAAGCAAATGATTATAGAAAGTAGCGATTATCCAGTGAAATTTTCTATCTTAAAAGCTCTAAAAGAACAAAACAGGGGGCAAAACAATGCTGATATTGTCTAG
- a CDS encoding DUF6470 family protein, with the protein MKLSINSTNALIGINTTKSQMQIRQPKGKLSIQHTDTSFEVTSEKPRIIIDQYQCFAESGLKNNIDLSKDNSQYSKQKAIEGIRRRVEDGNRLANIKKGMPNAITELATKNCHGPKKEFNMITMPRSRPKIDVTGYINIKWNMGTTDINCERKEPIVNLNRGKVDIYIRQKNNIEIRFIDEKK; encoded by the coding sequence ATGAAGCTTAGTATAAACTCAACTAATGCGTTAATAGGTATAAATACAACAAAATCTCAAATGCAAATTCGCCAGCCAAAAGGTAAATTAAGTATACAACACACAGATACATCATTTGAAGTCACTAGTGAAAAACCCAGAATAATAATAGATCAATATCAATGCTTTGCAGAATCAGGGCTAAAAAATAATATAGATTTATCAAAAGATAATTCACAATATTCAAAACAAAAAGCAATAGAAGGTATAAGAAGGCGAGTAGAAGACGGTAATAGATTAGCTAATATAAAAAAAGGTATGCCTAATGCAATTACAGAACTAGCTACAAAAAACTGTCATGGACCTAAAAAAGAATTCAACATGATAACTATGCCTAGAAGCAGACCTAAAATTGATGTGACAGGTTATATAAATATTAAGTGGAATATGGGTACTACTGATATAAACTGTGAGAGAAAAGAACCGATAGTAAATTTAAATAGAGGTAAAGTAGATATCTATATTAGACAAAAAAATAATATAGAGATAAGATTTATTGACGAAAAAAAATAA